In Tursiops truncatus isolate mTurTru1 chromosome 19, mTurTru1.mat.Y, whole genome shotgun sequence, a genomic segment contains:
- the CIC gene encoding protein capicua homolog isoform X7, with protein MKPMKKACAGLPGSGSGGKSPPATRAKALRRRGAGEGDKPEEEDDEAQQQQPGPEEAEEGEEEAERGTGAEGLPPELHPDDPAPGPAEEPKGEGEAGRWEPSLSRKTATFKSRAPKKKYVEEHGAGSGSSGAAGAPEERARTPEEAGTPGVPPQPPTSARSSSTDTASEHSADLEDEPAEAGGLGPWPPGSTSGGYDLRQLRSQRVLARRGDGLFLPAVVRQVRRSQDLGVQFPGDRALTFYEGAPGSGVDVVLDATPPPAALVVGTAVCTCVEPGVAAYRAGVVVEVAAKPAAYKVRFSPGPSSQPGPAATPPQPPQREPEDAVWVARSSLRLLRPPWEPEALPRKPPAGPEEGQAEPGAALPPCPAALDLKQPEDAEVSKISFGGHLGACEEGEEKHPPALGTPALLPLPPPQLLSPPPKSPAFAGPGRPGEQPSPCQEGSQGGSRSSSVASLEKGAAPAARARTPLTAAQQKYKKGDVVCTPNGIRKKFNGKQWRRLCSRDGCMKESQRRGYCSRHLSMRTKEMEGLADSGPGGAGRPAGVAAREGSTEFDWGDETSRDSEASSVAARGDSRPRLVAPADLSRFEFDECEAAVMLVSLGSSRSGTPSFSPVSTQSPFSPAPSPSPSPLFGFRPANFSPINASPVIQRTAVRSRHLSASTPKAGVLTPPDLGPHPPPPAPRERHSSGILPTFQTNLTFTVPISPGRRKTELLPHPGALGAPGAAGGGAAPDFPKSDSLDSGVDSVSHTPTPSTPAGFRAVSPAVPFSRSRQPSPLLLLPPPAGLTSDPGPSVRRVPAVQRDSPVIVRNPDVPLPSKFPGEVGAGSEARAGGPGRGCRETPVPPGMASGKPGLPPPLPAPVPITVPPAAPTAVAQPMPTFGLASSPFQPVAFHPSPAALLPVLVPSSYTSHPAPKKEVIMGRPGTVWTNVEPRSVAVFPWHSLVPFLAPSQPDPSVQPSEAQQPASHLVASNQSKEPAESAAVAHEQPPGGTGNADPGRPPGATCPESPGPGPPHTLGVVEPGKGPLPTTEEEAPGPPGEPRLDSETESDHDDAFLSIMSPEIQLPLPPGKRRTQSLSALPKERDSSSEKDGRSPNKREKDHIRRPMNAFMIFSKRHRALVHQRHPNQDNRTVSKILGEWWYALGPKEKQKYHDLAFQVKEAHFKAHPDWKWCNKDRKKSSSEAKPTSLGLAGGHKEPRERSMSETGTAAAPGVSSELLSVTAQTLLSSDTKAPGSSSCGAERLHTVGGPGSARPRAFSHSGVHSLDGGEVDSQALQELTQMVSGPASYSGPKPSTQYGAPGPFAAPGEGGTLAASGRPPLLPTRASRSQRAASEDMTSDEERMVICEEEGDDDVIADDGFSTTDIDLKCKERVTDSESGDSSGEDPEGSKGFGRKVFSPVIRSSFTHCRPSLDPEPPGPPDPPAGFGKGYGPTPSSSSSPASSSASAATSFPLGSGTFKAQESGQGSTTGPLRPPPPGTGGPATPKATRFLPTDPATFRRKRPESVGGLEPPGPSVIAAPPSGGGSVLQTLVLPSNKEEREGSGARMPSAPAPSLAYGAPAAPLSRPAATMVTNVVRPVSSTPVPIASKPFPTSGRAEASPNDTAGARTETVAGSRAPGGSPLGVSLVYSDKKSGAATSTASHLVAGPLLGTVGKAPATVTNLLVGAPGYGAPAPPAVQFIAQGGPGSGTAAGSGAGAGSGPNGPMPLGILQPGPLGKAGGITQVQYILPTLPQQLQVAPAPAPAPGTKAAAPSGPAPTTSIRFTLPPGTSTNGKVLAATAPTPGIPILQSVPSAPPPKAQSVSPVQAPPPGGSAQLLPGKVLVPLATPSMSVRGGGAGQPLPLVSPPFSVPVQNGAQPPSKIIQLTPVPVSTPSGLVPPLSPATLPGPASQPQKVLLPSSTRITYVQSAGGHALPLGTSPASSQAGTVTSYGPTSSVALGFTSLGPSGPAFVQPLLSGQAPLLAPGQVGVSPVPSPQLPPTCAAPSGPVITAFYPGSPVPTSSAPLAQPSQAPPGLVYTVATNTTPPAATILPKGPPAPATATPAPTSPFPSATGSMTYSLVAPKAQRPTPKAPQKVKAAIASIPVGSFEAGAPGRPGPASRQPLEPGPAREPPASESELEGRPTTPAPPLPPETWAPPARSSPPPPPPAEERTSAKGPETMASKFPSSSSDWRVPGLGLESRGEPPTPPSPAPAPAPAPGSSGSSSEGSSGRAAGDTPERKEAASVGKKVKVRPPPLKKTFDSVDKVLSEVDFEERFAELPEFRPEEVLPSPTLQSLATSPRAILGSYRKKRKNSTDLDSAPEDPTSPKRKMRRRSSCSSEPNTPKSAKCEGDIFTFDRTGTEAEDVLGELEYEKVPYSSLRRTLDQRRALVMQLFQDHGFFPSAQATAAFQARYADIFPSKVCLQLKIREVRQKIMQAATPTEQPPGAEAPLPGPPPTVTAAAPVPTPSPAGGPDPTSPGSDSGTAPAAPPLPPPPEPGPGQPGWEGPPQPSPPPSGPSTAATGR; from the exons ATGAAACCAATGAAGAAGGCGTGCGCCGGCCTCCCAGGTTCTGGCAGCGGTGGCAAGTCCCCCCCAGCCACCAGGGCCAAGGCCCTGAGGCGgcgaggggctggggagggtgacaagccagaggaggaagatgatgaGGCTCAGCAGCAGCAGCCGGGGCCAGAAGAGGCTGAGGAGGGTGAGGAGGAGGCCGAGCGGGGCACAGGGGCTGAAGGGCTGCCCCCAGAGCTGCACCCCGACGACCCGGCCCCAGGCCCAGCCGAGGAacccaagggggagggggaggcaggccGCTGGGAGCCCTCACTCAGCCGAAAGACGGCCACGTTCAAGTCACGAGCGCCCAAGAAGAAGTATGTGGAGGAGCATGGGGCCGGCAGTGGCAGCAGTGGGGCGGCTGGTGCCCCTGAAGAGCGGGCACGGACCCCCGAGGAGGCGGGCACCCCGGGGGTGCCTCCGCAGCCACCCACCTCTGCCCGCTCCTCCTCCACCGACACAGCCAGCGAGCACTCGGCCGACCTGGAAGATGAGCCGGCCGAAGCTGGTGGTTTAGGTCCCTGGCCCCCTGGCAGCACCAGCGGTGGCTATGACCTGCGGCAGCTGCGGTCCCAGCGGGTGCTGGCTCGGCGTGGGGACGGTCTCTTCCTGCCGGCTGTGGTGCGCCAGGTGCGCCGAAGCCAGGACCTGGGTGTGCAGTTCCCTGGGGACCGGGCCCTGACTTTCTACGAGGGGGCACCTGGCAGTGGTGTGGATGTGGTTTTGGATGCCACGCCACCGCCGGCTGCGCTGGTGGTGGGCACAGCGGTCTGTACCTGTGTGGAGCCCGGTGTGGCTGCCTACCGTgccggggtggtggtggaggtggccGCCAAGCCAGCTGCCTACAAGGTCCGCTTCAGCCctggccccagctcccagccGGGCCCGGCGGCCACCCCGCCGCAGCCGCCGCAGCGTGAGCCCGAGGACGCGGTGTGGGTGGCCCGCTCCAGCCTGCGCCTGCTGCGGCCCCCGTGGGAGCCCGAAGCCCTGCCGAGGAAGCCCCCGGCGGGTCCTGAGGAGGGACAGGCCGAGCCGGGGGCTGCCCTTCccccctgccctgctgccctGGATCTCAAGCAGCCCGAGGATGCCGAGGTCTCCAAGATCAGCTTTGGTGGCCACCTGGGGGCTTGCGAGGAGGGTGAGGAGAAGCACCCGCCAGCCCTGGGCACCCCGGCCCTGCTCCCACTGCCCCCGCCCCAGCTCCTGTCACCGCCACCCAAGTCCCCAGCCTTCGCCGGCCCAGGCCGCCCTGGCGAGCAGCCCTCGCCCTGCCAGGAGGGGAGCCAGGGTGGCAGCCGCAGCAGCAGCGTGGCCTCCCTGGAGAAGGGGGCTGCACCGGCCGCCCGGGCCCGCACGCCACTGACAGCAGCCCAGCAGAAATACAAGAAGGGAGATGTGGTCTGCACACCCAATGGAATTCGAAAGAAATTCAATGGCAAGCAGTGGCGACGGCTGTGCTCGAGAGATGGCTGCATGAAGGAGTCCCAGCGGCGGGGCTACTGCTCCCGCCACCTGTCCATGCGAACCAAGGAGATGGAGGGCCTGGCGGACAGTGgcccaggtggggctgggaggccagCTGGTGTGGCGGCCCGTGAGGGCAGCACCGAGTTCGACTGGGGTGATGAGACGTCTCGGGACAGTGAGGCCAGCAGCGTGGCAGCCCGGGGAGACTCACGCCCACGCCTGGTGGCCCCTGCTGACCTGTCACGCTTTGAGTTCGATGAGTGTGAAGCGGCTGTGATGCTGGTGTCACTGGGCAGCTCTCGCTCGGGCACACCCTCCTTCTCCCCCGTCTCTACGCAGTCACCTTTCTCGCCGGCCCcgtcaccctcaccctcaccactCTTCGGCTTCCGCCCTGCCAACTTCAGCCCCATCAACGCCTCGCCAGTCATCCAACGCACTGCTGTTCGCAGTCGCCACCTGAGCGCCAGCACCCCTAAGGCAGGCGTGCTGACGCCGCCAGACCTGggccctcacccacccccacctgccccccgaGAGCGCCATTCCTCTGGCATCCTACCTACCTTCCAGACCAACCTGACCTTTACTGTGCCCATCAGCCCTGGGCGACGGAAGACAGAGCTGCTGCCCCACCCAGGGGCGTTGGGGGCCCCTGGTGCAGCAGGCGGAGGAGCCGCCCCAGACTTCCCCAAGAGTGACAGCTTAGACTCTGGTGTGGATTCGGTGTCCCACACACCTACACCCTCCACACCGGCTGGCTTCCGTGCTGTGTCGCCCGCCGTGCCCTTCTCCCGCTCCCGCCAGCCCTCGCCGTTGCTGCTGTTGCCCCCACCTGCCGGCCTCACCTCGGATCCTGGGCCTTCCGTGCGCAGGGTGCCTGCCGTGCAGCGGGACTCACCCGTCATCGTCCGCAACCCCGACGTGCCGCTGCCCTCCAAATTCCCTGGGGAGGTGGGCGCTGGCAGTGAGGCACGGGCCGGGGGACCTGGGCGGGGCTGCCGAGAGACTCCGGTGCCGCCTGGGATGGCCAGTGGGAAGCCTGGCCTGCCTCCACCTCTGCCGGCCCCCGTGCCCATCACTGTGCCTCCAGCTGCACCGACGGCCGTGGCCCAGCCGATGCCCACCTTTGGCCTGGCTTCCTCGCCCTTCCAGCCGGTGGCCTTCCACCCCTCACCTGCTGCCCTGTTGCCCGTCCTGGTGCCCAGCAGCTACACCAGCCATCCTGCCCCCAAAAAGGAAGTCATCATGGGCCGGCCTGGGACAG TGTGGACGAACGTGGAACCTCGCTCTGTGGCCGTGTTCCCCTGGCATTCCTTAGTCCCCTTCCTGGCCCCCAGCCAGCCTGACCCCTCCGTGCAGCCAAGTGAGGCCCAGCAACCTGCTAGCCACCTAGTGGCCTCCAACCAGAGCAAAG AGCCTGCTGAGTCGGCAGCTGTTGCTCACGAGCAGCCACCAGGCGGGACGGGGAATGCTGACCCCGGGCGGCCCCCTGGAGCTACATGCCCTGAGAGCCCAGGGCCCGGACCCCCCCACACTTTGGGGGTGGTGGAACCTGGAAAGGGCCCCCTTCCCACGACGGAGGAGGAGGCCCCTGGTCCTCCAGGAGAGCCCCGGCTGGACAGTGAGACAGAGAGTGACCACGACGATGC CTTCCTCTCCATCATGTCTCCTGAGATCCAGTTGCCTCTGCCGCCTGGGAAACGCCGGACGCAGTCCCTCAGCGCCCTGCCCAAGGAACGAGACTCATCTTCAGAGAAGGATGGACGCAGCCCCAACAAG AGGGAGAAGGACCATATCCGGCGGCCCATGAATGCCTTCATGATCTTCAGCAAGCGGCACCGGGCCCTGGTCCACCAGCGTCACCCCAACCAGGACAACCGGACCGTCAGTAAGATCCTGGGCGAGTGGTGGTATGCTCTGGGGCCCAAGGAGAAGCAGAAGTACCACGACCTGGCCTTCCAG GTGAAAGAGGCCCACTTTAAGGCCCACCCAGACTGGAAGTGGTGCAACAAGGACCGGAAGAAGTCCAGCTCAGAGGCCAAGCCTACAAGCCTGGGGCTGGCAGGGGGGCACAAGGAGCCAAGGGAGCGGAGCATGTCGGAGACAGGCACCGCCGCTGCCCCTGGAG TGTCCTCGGAGCTCCTGTCCGTCACAGCCCAGACGCTCTTGAGCTCGGACACCAAGGCTCCGGGGAGCAGCTCCTGTGGGGCAGAACGTCTGCACACAGTCGGCGGACCTGGCTCAGCCCGGCCCCGAGCCTTCTCCCACAGCGGGGTCCACAGCCTGGATGGCGGGGAAGTAGACAGCCAGGCACTACAGGAACTGACTCAG ATGGTGTCTGGTCCTGCATCCTACTCTGGCCCAAAGCCTTCCACCCAGTATGGGGCTCCAGGCCCCTTTGCGGCCCCCGGTGAGGGAGGCACTCTGGCAGCCAGTGGGCGGCCCCCACTGCTGCCCACCCGGGCCTCCCGTTCCCAGCGTGCAGCCAGTGAGGACATGACCAGTGACGAGGAACGCATGGTCATCTGTGAGGAGGAAGGGGATGATGATGTCATTG CTGACGATGGCTTCAGCACCACTGACATTGACCTCAAGTGCAAGGAGCGGGTGACCGACAGCGAGAGCGGAGACAGCTCTGGGGAGGACCCAGAGGGCAGCAAG GGATTTGGTCGGAAGGTGTTCTCGCCTGTGATCCGTTCCTCCTTTACTCACTGCCGTCCATCGCTGGACCCTGAGCCCCCAGGGCCCCCAGATCCACCTGCCGGCTTCGGCAAAGGCTACGGGCCCACCCCATCCTCCTCATCCTCGCCTGCCTCCTCCTCGGCCTCAGCAGCCACCTCCTTCCCGCTGGGCTCAGGGACCTTCAAGGCCCAGGAGTCAGGTCAGGGCAGCACAACAGGTCCCCTACGGCCCCCACCCCCTGGAACTGGGGGCCCAGCAACGCCTAAGGCCACCCGGTTTCTCCCCACGGATCCTGCCACCTTCCGGCGCAAGAGACCTGAAAGCGTGGGGGGCCTGGAGCCACCAGGCCCCTCAGTCATTGCGGCACCTCCCAGCGGGGGAGGAAGTGTTCTGCAGACACTGGTCCTGCCCTCAAACAAGGAGGAACGGGAGGGCAGCGGAGCTCGCATGCCCTCGGCCCCAGCCCCGTCGCTGGCCTATGGGGCCCCAGCAGCCCCCCTGTCCCGCCCGGCCGCCACCATGGTCACCAATGTGGTGCGGCCTGTCAGCAGCACTCCTGTGCCCATCGCCTCTAAGCCTTTCCCCACTTCTGGCCGGGCAGAAGCGTCTCCAAATGACACGGCCGGTGCCAGGACTGAGACAGTCGCTGGGTCCCGGGCGCCTGGGGGCTCCCCACTGGGCGTCAGCTTAGTGTATTCAGACAAGAAGTCGGGAGCAGCCACGTCAACAGCCTCACATCTGGTGGCTGGACCCCTACTGGGCACTGTAGGGAAGGCGCCTGCCACTGTCACCAACCTGCTGGTGGGCGCCCCGGGCTATGGGGCCCCAGCGCCCCCAGCTGTCCAGTTCATTGCCCAGGGGGGCCCTGGCAGCGGGACGGCTGCGGGCTCAGGAGCAGGTGCTGGGAGTGGGCCCAATGGGCCAATGCCCCTGGGCATCCTGCAGCCAGGTCCCCTGGGCAAGGCTGGGGGAATCACCCAGGTGCAGTATATTCTGCCCACGCTGCCCCAGCAACTTCAAGTGGCGCCTGCCCCAGCACCAGCCCCTGGGACCAAGGCAGCGGCTCCCAGCGGCCCTGCACCCACCACCAGCATCCGTTTCACCCTCCCACCGGGCACCTCCACCAACGGCAAAGTCCTGGCTGCCACCGCACCCACTCCTGGCATCCCCATCCTGCAGTCCGTaccctccgccccgcccccgaaag CCCAGTCAGTTTCTCCTgtgcaggccccgcccccgggtGGCTCAGCCCAGCTGCTACCTGGGAAGGTACTAGTGCCCTTGGCCACCCCTAGCATGTCAGTGCGGGGAGGAGGGGCCGGCCAGCCGCTGCCCCTGGTGAGCCCACCCTTCTCAGTACCTGTGCAGAACGGTGCTCAGCCACCCAGCAAG ATCATCCAGCTAACTCCGGTGCCTGTGAGCACACCCAGCGGCCTGGTGCCGCCCCTCAGCCCGGCCACGCTCCCCGGACCCGCCTCTCAGCCTCAGAAGGTTCTGCTGCCCTCCTCCACCAG GATCACCTACGTGCAGTCAGCAGGCGGGCATGCGCTGCCCCTGGGTACCAGTCCTGCCTCCAGTCAGGCCGGAACAGTCACCTCGTACGGACCCACGAGCTCAGTAGCCCTAGGCTTCACCTCGCTGGGGCCCAGCGGCCCCGCCTTCGTGCAGCCCCTGCTTTCAG GCCAAGCCCCATTGCTGGCTCCTGGCCAGGTGGGCGTGTCACCCgtgcccagcccccagctgccTCCCACCTGCGCAGCCCCCAGTGGTCCCGTCATCACAGCGTTTTACCCTGGCAGCCCCGTACCCACCTCCTCAGCACCCCTGGCCCAGCCATCCCAGGCTCCCCCAGGCCTGGTCTACACCGTGGCCACCAACACCACCCCACCTGCTGCCACCATCCTGCCCAAGGGCCCACCGGCCCCCGCCACTGCCACCCCGGCCCCTACCAGCCCTTTTCCTAGTGCCACAG GCTCCATGACCTACAGTTTAGTGGCCCCCAAGGCCCAGCGGCCCACCCCCAAGGCCCCCCAGAAAGTGAAGGCGGCCATCGCCAGCATTCCTGTGGGCTCCTTTGAGGCAGGTGCCCCTGGGCGGCCAGGCCCTGCGTCCCGGCAGCCGTTGGAGCCCGGCCCAGCTCGTGAGCCCCCTGCATCTGAGTCAGAGCTTGAGGGGCGGCCAACAACACCAGCCCCTCCGCTGCCCCCAGAGACCTGGGCTCCCCCGGCCCGGAGCAGTCCCCCGCCGCCCCCACCTGCTGAGGAGCGGACCAGTGCCAAGGGCCCTGAGACCATG GCCAGCAAATTCCCCAGCTCATCTTCAGACTGGCGTGTCCCCGGGCTGGGCCTGGAGAGCCGAGGGGagcctcccacccctcccagcccGGCCCcggctccagccccagcccctggtagcagcggcagcagcagtgAGGGCAGCAGTGGGAGGGCAGCTGGGGACACCCCCGAGCGCAAGGAGGCGGCTAGTGTCGGCAAGAAGGTCAAGGTGCGGCCCCCGCCCCTGAAGAAGACCTTTGACTCTGTGGACAA GGTCCTGTCGGAGGTGGACTTCGAAGAGCGCTTTGCTGAGCTGCCCGAGTTTCGGCCTGAGGAGGTGTTGCCCTCGCCCACCCTGCAGTCTCTGGCCACCTCACCCCGGGCCATCCTGGGCTCCTACCGCAAGAAGAGGAAGAACTCCACTG ACCTGGACTCAGCCCCCGAGGACCCCACCTCGCCCAAGCGTAAGATGAGGAGACGCTCCAGTTGCAGCTCGGAGCCCAACACCCCCAAGAGTGCCAAGTGCGAGGGGGACATCTTCACTTTTGACCGTACAG GTACAGAAGCTGAGGATGTGCTCGGGGAGCTGGAATACGAGAAGGTGCCCTACTCGTCGCTGCGGCGCACCCTGGACCAGCGCCGGGCCCTCGTCATGCAGCTCTTCCAGGACCATGGCTTCTTCCCATCAG CCCAGGCCACGGCAGCCTTCCAGGCCCGCTATGCAGACATCTTCCCCTCTAAGGTCTGTCTGCAGCTGAAGATCCGTGAGGTGCGCCAGAAGATCATGCAGGCGGCCACTCCCACGGAGCAGCCCCCGGGAGCCGAGGCCCCCCTCCCTGGACCGCCCCCCACTGTCACTGCTGCTGCCCctgtccccactcccagccctgctgGGGGCCCTGACCCCACCTCACCTGGCTCGGACTCTGGCACGGCCCCGGCTGCCCCGCCATTGCCTCCGCCCCCAGAGCCGGGGCCCGGACAGCCTGGCTGGGAAGGGCCCCCCCAACCCTCACCACCCCCCTCTGGTCCCTCCACAGCTGCCACAGGCAGGTGA